In Pseudobdellovibrio exovorus JSS, the genomic stretch TGATCACCTGCTCGATCGGGTCCTTGGCAAGAAGCTCAATCTGCTTATTGATTACTTGAACATTCGTTAATCCAGCTCGCTGAATAACATGTTTTAAAAATTCACATTTGCGCTCATCAGAGTCTGTCAGAGCTACTCTTTGATCTGGATAAAGGATTCCATAGACCAAACCCGGAAAACCATTGCCGCTACCAAAGTCATATAACACTTTGTTAACATTCAGTTTTTCTCGAACAATTCTTGAGGCGTAGACAGAATCTGCGAAATGGGTGGCATCAGCGTTAATCAACGTCTTCGCTGAAACTAAATTGATGACCTTATTGAACTTTTGAAGCTCTGTAAAATAAAGCTCGAGGTTCCTATAAACTGTTTCATCCAGTTCAGGAAACCAATTCTTCAAACGCCAATTAGGTGCTGCTTTGTCTGAGTTGTCGTGCTTGATTTCAGGTGCGCTCAATTCAACACTCCTTTTCACATTCCATGTGTGCCGCTACAGACATTTATCGGATTAATTTTTTATCGACTATAGCTCTAATTCTTTACGAGCCTTTAAGTATATCATAATTGCCTGTAACCCCGAAGGATTCACTCCGCTAATACGCTGAGCCTGTCCCAAAGTGCGAGGTTTAACGGACTTGAGTTTACTGACTTCCTCTGCAGATAGGCCTTTGATTAAAGAGAAATCCGTTTGAGCGGGGATTAATGCCTCTTCAAATCGCTTAGCTTGCGCAATAACTTCATTCTGCTTTTTGATATATCCAGAGTATTTAATTTCGATTTCAACAGCATCCGTCACTTCGGAATCATTATCAAATTGATATCCCAATTTTTCGCCTAATTTTTCTAAAGCATCAAATCCCACTTCTGGACGACGCAATAATTCCGCTAGGCGCAGAGGTTTTCCTAAGGCTTTTGTTCCCAAACTTTCCACAAGTAAATTCACTTCTGGTTTTGGATAAACGAATGTCTCTTCCAGAGTCTGTAGCATCGCACGACGGCGCAGCTTCAGCTCTTCTAAGCGATCAAGATTTGCCTGTGGAACGATTCCCAATTTACGAGAAACTTCTGAAAGGCGATCAGCCGTATTG encodes the following:
- the rsmG gene encoding 16S rRNA (guanine(527)-N(7))-methyltransferase RsmG; protein product: MSAPEIKHDNSDKAAPNWRLKNWFPELDETVYRNLELYFTELQKFNKVINLVSAKTLINADATHFADSVYASRIVREKLNVNKVLYDFGSGNGFPGLVYGILYPDQRVALTDSDERKCEFLKHVIQRAGLTNVQVINKQIELLAKDPIEQVISRGFSQIPKMLLTLRKMMPKGSLVFHMKGEEWAIEISQIPIQLCSAWQPTLAGEYVLPVTNAKMFVVETLKLD